The Eubalaena glacialis isolate mEubGla1 chromosome 3, mEubGla1.1.hap2.+ XY, whole genome shotgun sequence nucleotide sequence TGTGAGTAGAAGTAAGTACAGACAACTTGTTCAAGATTCTTGGTTGTGAAGGGAAGGTCATAAGACCATATATAGAGGACTTAGGATAGAgggaacatttttcctttttagatgGAAGACACTTGGGCATGTTCTTAAGCCAAAAGGAAAGAGCCAATAGAAGAACTGTTGGTGGGAGGCCTGATGAGTCTGAGGGAACATGCTGTGCTTTGGAAAGGAGGAGGGACACCCTTTCCAGTAACAGAAATATATGTAAGGATGGTTGCCATATAGCTAGGCTTCTGGATAGCAAGTGGGACCTTGAGGGAATTTTCTGCCTCTgccctctttttcttctgtgaacaaGGAACCAAAGTCATCTGCTGAATCTGAGGTAATAGTTGGATGGGTATAGAAACCAAGAAGGTAAGCAGTTGAACTGACACAAGAATGGGGTTTTCAGGGTACCTGAGAGAAGGATAAGAAAGAAACATACTTAAGAATGTAGTCTAGGCAAGCTATGGCAGGAAAAGAAGCCAGGAGAGTTAGCTgatgagatgaagaaaaaaaatgtagggcCCAAGGGAATAAAAATTATGATGTGATCAAGGAACAGGGGTATTCAGAATGATAGAACTGGAGCTGGAAAGAAAAGTTGAGATCACAGTTCATGGAGAGATGTTGAAGattttaaaagtggaaaagtTCTGGTAATGACAAGGCCTATGATGGGGACATGGGAGTCAGATACTGAAGTGTAATGAGGGTGAAGCTGGATGGCTGTAGAACTGTGAGACCACAGTATTTGACAGGTCACCTGCATGAGCCCTTAATTCACGCAGGACTGAAGGTACCAGGTCTACACTAATTGATTCTGGTGAGTCTGGCACATTCCCAtctatatggggaaaaaaaaataacatcttaGACCAGAAGTAATCAATTATCTACTCTTGATTACTAAATTAAAAGTTCTACACAGTGGTTTTCACATCAAAATGAGCTCAAGAAAAGGATTATCAATGATTCAGTAGCTAAAAAACAGGTCATCTTTAAAAAcaactacatttttttctcctcaagaATAGAGTGAGAAAATTAAAGCTCAGAGGAGGAAATAATTTTCTACAAGATCACTAGCTCATTAGTATGAGAATCAAATTTTGATCCCATATTTCCTAACTCCCAATGCCAAGCACTTTCCATCACAACATGTCACCTTTCAATAAGAGGACAGTCTTAGAGGTTCCACAGATCACGAAAGAGAAGTATTTTACCGTTTCAGCCATTTTTTCTGCTGGGGTGCTGCAgaattcaactgttgatggaaaCTTTTTTTGACCATTAGTGCCAACATTTCCCAGAAGACGAGAATTTATTGCTTTTGCCAACTTGTGATTTGTTAACGCTAGTTCTGCTGTGCTGTGAGGTTGCGCGCTAGGGTAGTAAGTTTGCTCTCTTCCCCACTGCAAGGAGACCAAGAGCTCCTCCAACAACCTGCAAAGACCACACATGAGCACTGAATATTAATCagaggataaaatataaaaatcaagaatgatgaataaatgagaagCATATTTCTGAAATCATATAGTATCTTTCTCCTCTATCTTTCAGAGTTCAATAAATCAGGAAGTCTGGTAAAATAAGTCAGATTACAGAAAGCACTTATTGATTTTATGGTTATCTGGAAATCATTCAACAAACAGTACATTTTTTAGTTCTAATATTTTAGTACAGGTAAAATATAATAGTATACTCATACAGTATTATAGAACTACTGATTTGATTTgtgcatttattgagatattcATATGGTATATGTATATGATAATTTTTTGTGTGAGTTACATTGGTTGATTTCTAAATGATAAACCAACTTATAATGCTTGGGATAAAACCTACTTGGCCACGAtctgtaaacatttttatatactgttgGATTTGAATCACTAAAAttctgttaaggatttttgcatctgtattcattagcgagattggcctgtagttttcttgtagtgcctctgtctggttttggtgtcaagatgatgctggcctcataaaatgagttggaaattGTTCCCTTCTCTATTTTCTAGAAAAGTTTGTGtaaatttggttttatttcctccttAGATGTTTGTTAGTATTCACCAATGGATCCATATAGGCCTGGGGTTTCCTTTACTAGAAGGTTTTTGACTACAAAGTAAATTGCTTTAATAGGTTAGGGCTATTCAGGTTATCTGCTCTTGAGTACTCTGGTGGTTTGGGTCTTTTAGGGAGATCGTCCATTTAAGTTGTTGAATTGATTAGCATAGTGTTGTTCATAACATCCCCTTATTATCTTTCCTATGTCTACAGAATCAGTAGTGTACCCCTCTCCTTCTCATCCCTGATACTagtcatgtgtatctatttttttcctgattatactGCCTAGAGGTTTTGTAAActtctcttttcaaagaaccagtgtttggctttctatttcatttgtttctgctctcatccttttcttccttctgcttaatTTGCTCTTTGTGTTTCTTAAGaaggaagcttagattattgatgagaccttttttcttttctacaataagcatttaaaattataaatttccctctaaacacTGCTTTAGTTGCCTCCCACAAAAtcttatattttgatatattgtgttttcattcttctAATTTCCCCTATGATTTTCTCTTgacctttacttatttgatttgTAAGAAATCAACTACATAAAAGTATAAAGTACATTTAAGGAAGACTATCAATTTTGACAGTTCTGGTGCATACAGACATGAAAGTAAGCTCTAATACTGTAGAACAGTCCTCAAAAAGATCTCCTTCCGAAGGAAAGACCGGTATGCTTTTTGGCTTCTACCAAAAACCATACAAAACTGCTATAACTATAACAAAAAACTACTTTTAAATCCAGGGATTTCTTCTATTATAGATATAACTAATTCTCTCCCCAATTAAGAATAAAAGAAGCATGTCTTCTGTTTTTTCAGTCTTTCTCCCTCCCCTGGGcatctgttttaaaatgtatatgctcGATAAGTTATTAAATGTAGAAATACTAAAGAAcgagctcaataacaaaaattgcaggagaaaggagaagagttCAGAATGTAAACAAGTGCCATACTTCTGCGCAGCTATCATTTCCTGACGAAACTGTTCCCGTTCACTCAGGAGATCTTGTATAGCACTCTGTGCATCACGGTTTTGACGCTGTAAAACTGCTCTGGAGTTGGTTAACTCATCTGCCATAACCCTGGAAAAGATTAAAACCTTACATATAAATTCTGTgactgtcattttaaaaaacttacaaaAAAGATTTAACGTTGTCAAATTACTTCTCAGTTTTTAAATCTTcactaaaaaacatttaaaatctttatgAGCTTAGAACTTATTAAAGGGACTCAATTAAAATACCTGTTTACAGAATGACAAAGGAAACAGTTTTTTAACTTTCCTATATAGTGACTTTGGAATGTACTTCAGTCTTACTCTAGATTAATCAAGTTTTGggaaaaaataacattatttaaatgttttttaaatacggaaaatttaagagaaaaaaatgagttattgTTCTGCCATTCAATTACTTCTTTGtccttagaaaaatattaaatatagaaagatttataaaaaagcaaaactaagtCCTTCTTCCTGTCCAGCATCCCCATCCTTCTTTTATAATCAGTAATCAATAAAGTAACCAATacatttttctagaaaaaaataatttaagggtATATCAACATAAAATTATGTGTAAAAATAACTAGATTCATATTATTTACAAAAAATGGATTATTTAATACAAACTTTTctatagtttgctttttttcacCTAATAATTTatcttggtgattttttttcatattagcaCACATAGAGCTAACtcattccctttttttaaaaaaaaacagcttcaTGTTTTCTTCTGATTGGATGTACCAAAACGTATTTAACCAATTCTCTATTGCTGGAACTgaagcaaaattttaaagtatttttattcagCTGAAAATCTTAAAACTAAAGTCTCAGACCACAGTAACCACCGAAttccttaaaatgaaaacaagtctGACATTAAAAGATTAAATCaactaaaatatcaataaagttTGGTTTAATTATTATTGCCCTTAGAGTGTTACTATCAGCATTGatcagaatgttaaaaaaaagttacatattaCAGTAATCTGTAAAATATATGCATGATTTGCTTCTTAAGCTGTTCAATGAGAATTAATTAATATTCATTCTAAGTCAATAAACAGTAAATTCATTTCTCCAAATAGATCCTATATTAgtacaattagaaaacaaattaagGATTTTAACAGAGTAATCAATTACTAGAAAGTATCACAGatattaaaacatgaaaaaatactttCCTAAAAATTTATTCATTACAATCAGTGGTTCTTAAGGTACAGGCTGGAAGCCTTTGGTATTtgtgagaaaattaaatttaaatcaatAGTTATGAAACATACTATGTGTGAAGCACTTGGCTAAGCACTGGAAATACACAGATGGATAACACCCAGATCCCGTTCTCCAGTAACTCAAAGTTGGAAGGAGGGGATAAATAGACAATCATAATATATAAGAGAGCTTCCCAACTACCAGTGTGTCCATGGGCCTGGGGGTTCTAGGGGCTGGGGGTTCTAGGGGCCTGGGGTTCTCACCTCTACTGGAGAGTAGCCTCATCCAgtatgctatacagtatgtcATACAGATGTTATCATTTTCTGTTTGTGCATGGTGAGAAAAAGGTTGGGAAGCTCTATTATGTAGTAAAATGAGCTATAAGAACAGAGCACGAGAGACAAAATATGATGTATGGAGTGGCAATGATATTTGAGTTCTCCAGATAGAAGGTGGggaaaaatagtcttttaaaaaatttacgtATTTATTAATTGCCTGagtttacagttttgttttgatCTTAAACATTGTAGTAGGAGTGATTTCTACTATAGAAGAGTAACTCAGAATTCTGGAATGAGGGAGGAGATTTTTGATACCACTTTTCCATTTACGGAGACTGTATGACCATCCAGAGGAGGGAGAGTCCACATCTTAAATAATACATGAGGTACTCTGACAATTTGAATCAGAAATTTTCACACTACAATCTATTTTCTTGCATTAGGGGTCAAAAATCTGATAGAGCAAAAGCTAGGAaatgaaatactatttaaaatagaaaatacctgCTTGCAAGGAATTTACTTCGCCACACATCACACTGTATCGACATCCGTTCTAACTGTTCGGAAAGCTGAGCTATGTTTCGACCTAGGGCTTCGTTTTCTAAAATAAGCTGATTTTTCTCACGGGCTAGACGTTCAAAGTGATACTGAAGATCGTCCCCAACAGAAGCCACCAGCAGCTTTTTTAACTCACGATTGACCTGGAGGAAATCATGACCAATACAACAAGCTCAAAGTGATGCCAGTGACTTTAATGCAgcaaaatgaacaaaagagaaaCTGTGTTTCATGTAGTTTGGACCTCCATTACTAAAAGTGCGTATCAAAAagtgatattaaatatttaagtttcAAAATGTATACAACCATGTCTTTATCTCTATTAATCTACAGTCCATATGGTTATAATCTGAGCCTCTTATTATAAGAGTACAAATCATTATCATAAAAATTACAAACTGCCTCCAGTCAACACTTAAAggcaaaatactagaaaactgaaCCAATCAATTTTGCTAAAAGATATGACAAAGTGTTTTATAAATCttttccaacatttaaaaattgatttctttgtgccttaggatttttatttttaagaatttaagcAAAGAAAGCAATTCACATGTCTATAAGCATGTTCTTCACATTGTtatcaaaaatgcaaaaaattaaaacataaatgtcCAATAAAAGGTATTGGTATATGGTGCAGTCATTGAAGAACACTGTTGCTattaataatgatattttaatagAATATCCTGTATTAACAactaaaaaacaactaaaaaaagtgAGTTACAAGGCAAAAATATACCCAGTATGTATAATTATGCATTTATAGCCAGATGGTATAATATAGGTAGcactattttgattattttttctgtattttctaaaatgtttacaaataaatatgtactagttttgtaatttgaaattagttatttaaaaatatattaaaatatattattaaatatattagaaatatatttggATGACAACCACTAACCATGGTGTCACAAAGACTAACATCTAGCAAAAAGATGTATAATCTAACAGAGAGGCAAAGTGGGGCTGGTAAGGCAATTACTAAGATGTAAAGATTAAAGAAAGTGAATCAAGCACTATAGATAATTTTCCATTTACAATGAAGATACTGATACTTATACCACCATTCTCTTTATTCTAAGTATTATCTATACACAGACAAAAATACTTGGAATTTATGGATTCTTAAAGCAAGGATCATTAACTAGTCTTAGTCAATCTCTGGTCTGCAAGTTCATAACTGTAACCTCCTTTACAACTTATAGGTGGTCTTGTCCAAAGTACCTCACATTGTCCAAAGTACCTCACATTGTCCAAAGTACCTCATACTTCAACCATGTTTAGAGGATAAGTTCCCAACATAAACTAGTTCTATTAGAGGCACtaaagagaatgagaaatttAAGAGTAAGTTTTTTAGATAAATGACAAGTTATAACGACATTGCAAGAGGAAGTGTTGTTTTCTAACATGCAGGCTCAGAAGGCCCAGGTATAAAGAGAGGTACTCATTAAACCTATTAAGGCTGTTCTTACCTCTGACTGTACTCTGAGCTGGTTTGAAAGACCTTCTTTGTCCTGTAGTAACCTCCTTTCAGAGTTCTTGAGCTTTTCCAATATATTCTTTACCTCGGATAGTTCCTTTCTGGGTTCTTCAACTCCCTCTGGCTGGCCAAGGAATTCTCCTTTATGATGTCCCAGAGACTTAACCTTTGCATTTTTGTTGGGGATATCATGGGTTATAGCGGCTTTGGGAACTAATATTCTTACAGCTTTGACTTCCACTGCTTTTTCAGTGAGAATCTTCCCTAGCTGAAGAACGCCTGGGCTCTCTGATGGAACTGCTTTCTTTCGTGGACTTGGAAGGATGTGATGCTTTATAGGTTGGATTCCAGGAGTAACTTCAATAGATTTAGGTGGCTCCTCAGTTTCCATTCCATCTCCTGCTCCTCGAATTGGGGATGAAGTAAGGATGACTAtagaagggaaaacaaaacataaacta carries:
- the BLZF1 gene encoding golgin-45, translated to MTALESLETKVILTSSPIRGAGDGMETEEPPKSIEVTPGIQPIKHHILPSPRKKAVPSESPGVLQLGKILTEKAVEVKAVRILVPKAAITHDIPNKNAKVKSLGHHKGEFLGQPEGVEEPRKELSEVKNILEKLKNSERRLLQDKEGLSNQLRVQSEVNRELKKLLVASVGDDLQYHFERLAREKNQLILENEALGRNIAQLSEQLERMSIQCDVWRSKFLASRVMADELTNSRAVLQRQNRDAQSAIQDLLSEREQFRQEMIAAQKLLEELLVSLQWGREQTYYPSAQPHSTAELALTNHKLAKAINSRLLGNVGTNGQKKFPSTVEFCSTPAEKMAETVLRILDPVTCTESSPDNPFLESSPTTLLATKKNIGRFHPYTRYENITFNCCNHCQGELIAL